One Microbacterium marinum genomic window, GTTCGGAGGCGGACCGGCGATGTGGCCGCGCTCGTAGATCTCCAGGGCAGGCACACTGTCGGCTCCGATGTCGATGCCGGCGCTCTGATTCGTGCCGCGCACCTCGATGGGCACGGACAGCTCGCGGCGCAGGTCGTCCCAGAACTCCAGCGCCCGCGCCCGCAGGCCAGCCGTGCGGTCGGTGTGGAACTCCGCCCCGTCGAACGATTCGCCCAGCTCCGACCAGGCGTAGCCGCTGAAGCCGAAGCCGTTCGACAGCCACAGGTAGTCGAAGCCCATCGCTGCGAGGTAGTCCTCGGCCTGCCGCCCGAGAAACTCGCCGAAGCGGGTGCCGGCGGGGATGCCGTCGGGGTACGCGGCATAGTGATGGTCGTCGCCGTCGAGCACCGAGAAATGGCGCACCATCTCGATGATCGGCCCGATACCGACATCGGCGCCGCGGGCGAGGATCTCAGGATGCCGGCGGAACTTGAACGCCGAGGCCGCGAACTCCGGCCCGGGGTCGAAGGTGGCGCCGACGCGGGTCGGGATGCCGCGGCGCTCGCCGGTCTCGCGGATGATCCGCACGAGCGAGCGGATGCGGTCGTAGTCGAGCGCGGGCGGATCGTCGCGGTAGCGCACCGCCACCCGCTCGGGCTCCTTGTGCTCGCCGTAGGGCTCGGCGTCAACGTTGTTGAAGCCGATGGTGTCGGCCCATACGACGGGCGCGTCGAGGTCGCCCGCCCAGTCGAGGATCTCGCTGCCGTCCGAGATCCACAGCAGCAGCGAGCACTCGGCGGCGGTGGCCAGCAGCGTGCTCCACTGCGTGAACATCTCCTCGACGCCGGCGCGCAGCGAGGCGTCGTCGAAGGCGTCGAAGGGCTTGAGTGAGGTCTCGAGGGTGACGGTCGCCAGCTCCGACGCGAGACGTCGCGCGCGGGCCGGAATGCGCTCAGGACTGCGAGATGTCATCGCTGATGCGCTTCCGGAGCTTCTGTGCGGCGTCCTGCAGAGCCGTGAGTGCGGCGTGAATGTGCTCGTCGTCGAAACGGTGGACGGGTCCGCTGACCGACAGGGCCGCGACGATCTGCTCGTCTCGGGAGAGCACGGGCACGGCGACGCAGCGGATGCCGAGGATGTACTCGCCGTGATCCTCGGCGTAGCCGAGCTCCCGCACGCGGACCAGATCAGCCTTCAGCGCGGACAGGTCGGCCATGGTCGTCTCGGTGAACTGCTCCAGCTCGCCGTGGGGGTAGAGGGCGTCGAGCTGGGCTTCGTCGAGGCCGCTGAGCAGAGCCTTGCCGAGTCCGGTGGCGTGCGCGGGAAGCCGCGCGCCGATGCGCT contains:
- a CDS encoding IclR family transcriptional regulator translates to MPDDASSKITAPAADRALRVLELLADAEEGQTLTTIASSLGLPKSSVHHVLGALIDRGWVERDADLRLSLGLRAWEVGQAYDHAQTLSQRARGFMDEVRDQIDETVRLAVLSGQGQVCIAKSPGSHTLVFDQRIGARLPAHATGLGKALLSGLDEAQLDALYPHGELEQFTETTMADLSALKADLVRVRELGYAEDHGEYILGIRCVAVPVLSRDEQIVAALSVSGPVHRFDDEHIHAALTALQDAAQKLRKRISDDISQS